Proteins from one Plodia interpunctella isolate USDA-ARS_2022_Savannah chromosome 3, ilPloInte3.2, whole genome shotgun sequence genomic window:
- the LOC128683842 gene encoding putative nuclease HARBI1 gives MDSDNELFEDLEALEAIELINNRRLFTRPRIYRERSKDFVKYDDKDFFIRYRLSKESVLFILQEIENQLEFNDDRNNSVPPINQVLCALRFYATGNQLMSVADLNGISVATCSRIVKRVSQAIVSLRREFIRFPDIEVEQHIVKEEFYRIARFPNVLGCIDCTHIKIQSPGGDDAELFRNRKSYMSINMQTISTAKLLITDVVARWPGSTHDSTIYQNSQRYTKFEHGDYRGNYLLGDSGYPLKSHLLTPYLNPVSRGQQKYNEAHIKTRNVVERQYGVLKRRFPVLAVGIRLQLPTAINVILACCVLHNICIIRKEHEPINDGTIPNLEELIVNGQIPQIPITVNDPTYGFQRNQITQYFDNL, from the exons atggataGTGACAATGAATTATTTGAGGATTTAGAAGCATTAGAAGCgatagaattaataaataaccgAAGGTTGTTTACACGGCCTCGTATATATCGTGAAAGATCGAAAGACTTCGTGAAATATGATGATAAGGATTTCTTCATCAGGTATAGATTATCAAAGgaaagtgttttatttatactacagGAGATAGAAAATCAGCTAGAATTCAACGACGATAG AAACAATTCTGTACCACCAATCAACCAAGTTCTATGTGCCCTTAGATTTTATGCCACTGGGAATCAATTAATGTCTGTGGCGGATTTAAATGGGATCAGCGTTGCCACTTGCAGCCGAATAGTTAAAAGAGTTTCCCAAGCCATAGTGAGTCTTCGAAGAGAATTCATTAGATTTCCTGATATTGAAGTAGAGCAACATATTGTGAAAGAAGAATTTTACAGAATAGCTCGTTTCCCAAATGTTCTTGGGTGTATAGACTGTACACACATAAAGATTCAATCAccag gtGGAGATGATGCAGAACTCTTTAGGAATAGGAAATCTTACATGTCGATTAACATGCAAACAATCAGTACTGCAAAGTTATTGATAACTGATGTTGTAGCACGTTGGCCTGGGTCAACACATGATTCcacaatttatcaaaatagcCAGAGGTATACTAAATTTGAACATGGCGATTACCGagggaattatttattaggagATAGTGGATATCCTttaaag AGCCATCTCCTGACACCATATCTTAATCCAGTTTCTCGTGGACAGCAAAAATATAACGAGGCTCacataaaaacaagaaatgtAGTTGAGAGGCAATATGGCGTTTTGAAAAGAAGATTTCCTGTCTTAGCCGTTGGTATTAGACTTCAATTACCAACAGCCATTAATGTAATACTGGCATGTTgtgttttacataatatatgtattattcgGAAAGAGCATGAACCTATAAATGATGGCACTATCCCAAATTTAGAAGAATTGATAGTAAATGGTCAAATTCCTCAGATACCAATTACAGTAAACGACCCCACTTATGGTTTTCAACGAAATCAAATAACTCAATACTTTGAtaatctgtaa
- the LOC128683843 gene encoding nuclear apoptosis-inducing factor 1-like, which produces MTEKRKRGQNFSLEEKDKLVKLLLLHKDTILNKKTDGATNEAKCEAWTAVTNSFNSSSNIYRSKESLMKVWDKLKSESKLYFGQLKRNTTQTGGGPSIIKFDPVLEQVCSILGRGCTGIIGVSDCDADTGPEVFETPKVICIQDDSNIWKTIEDVDLEIKMDNCQNSTDTPKEILTEESEVS; this is translated from the exons ATGACTGAAAAAAGGAAACGCGGCCAAAACTTTTCTCTCGAAGAGAAGgataaacttgtaaaattgttACTTCTCCACAAAGATacaatcttaaataaaaaaaccgatGGAGCTACAAATGAAGCAAAGTGTGAAGCTTGGACAGCGGTTACAAATTCATTCAACTCGTCGTCTAATATATAcag gaGTAAAGAATCACTCATGAAAGTATGGGACAAATTGAAGAGTGAgagtaaattgtattttggtCAATTGAAAAGAAATACAACACAAACTGGAGGAGGGCCATCCATCATAAAATTTGACCCCGTGCTGGAACAAGTGTGTTCCATTCTTGGTCGTGGCTGCACTGGCATCATTGGTGTATCTGATTGTGATGCTGACACTGGTCCTGAAGTATTTGAGACACCAAAGGTCATATGCATTCAAGATGACAGTAATATATGGAAGACAATTGAGGACGTggatttagaaataaaaatggacaACTGTCAGAATTCCACTGATACTCCAAAAGAAATTTTGACTGAAGAAAGTGAAGTAAGTTGA
- the IP3K1 gene encoding inositol-trisphosphate 3-kinase homolog isoform X11 — MTVTSKMNSVSRQSVLSRLGPGGLLYAANKILAVAVPGKEDERWRKDEGALLFKRWRRAPAPSEPAATQAPAQAAQPSELLKFLAINALELSAPASDALLKSRSSEWFQLSGHPGSLAPAGPGTVWKRRAPGDHPGHNPERDAYEALAACPHMRTAIPLYYRELEYSGERFIELQDLLHGFRDPHVMDIKMGTRTFLEDEVSNARARTDLYEKMVRLDPKAPTEAEHAARAVTKLRYMQFREQRSSSAEQGFRIEAVKLPGQPPLTDLQKVREPQQLAATVARFLGNDDRARTAIAARLREIRDLFERSEYFKTHEIVGSSIFIIYDDERVGAWLIDFAKTRKVPDGTEVNHRSAWQQGNHEEGFLYGLDRLIDTIETAKLSPQSDETVTEPDVSR; from the exons ATGACCGTCACCAGCAAGATGAACAGTGTTTCCCGCCAGTCGGTGCTGAGCCGTCTCGGCCCTGGCGGACTTCTCTATGccgcaaataaaattttagcg GTCGCTGTGCCTGGCAAAGAAGACGAACGCTGGCGCAAAGATGAGGGTGCTCTCCTGTTCAAAAGATGGAGACGCGCCCCCGCGCCGTCCGAGCCCGCTGCCACGCAGGCGCCCGCGCAGGCTGCACAGCCTTCAGAACTGCTCAAGTTCCTAGCTATT aaTGCATTAGAGTTATCAGCTCCCGCGTCGGACGCACTATTGAAGTCCCGCTCATCAGAATGGTTCCAGCTGTCGGGGCACCCGGGGTCGCTAGCGCCCGCGGGCCCCGGCACTGTGTGGAAGAGACGCGCACCCGGCGACCACCCTGGGCACAACCCCGAGCGTGACGCCTACGAGGCCCTGGCCGCCTGCCCGCACATGCGCACCGCTATCCCGCTTTACTACCGTGAACTGGAGTATTCTGGAGAACGGTTTATTGAGCTCCAGGATCTCCTCCATGGATTCCGGGACCCCCACGTGATGGACATTAAAATGGGAACACGTACTTTCCTCGAAGATGAAGTCAGTAATGCACGCGCGCGCACCGACCTCTACGAGAAAATGGTGCGGCTGGACCCCAAAGCTCCCACCGAGGCTGAGCATGCAGCGCGTGCTGTTACCAAACTACGCTACATGCAGTTCCGTGAGCAGCGCTCGTCTTCCGCGGAACAAGGCTTCAGGATCGAAGCTGTGAAGCTCCCCGGCCAGCCTCCTCTCACGGACCTCCAGAAAGTGCGCGAGCCACAACAGCTCGCTGCCACTGTGGCCCGGTTCCTCGGAAACGACGACCGTGCTCGTACTGCCATTGCCGCACGACTCCGAGAGATTAGAGATCTATTCGAGCGCTCAGAATACTTTAAAACGCATGAGATCGTTGGCAGCAGCATTTTCATCATCTATGACGATGAGCGCGTTGGCGCTTGGCTAATAGACTTTGCAAAAACCAGAAAAGTCCCTGACGGTACTGAAGTAAACCACCGCTCGGCTTGGCAGCAAGGCAATCACGAAGAAGGATTCCTGTACGGTTTAGATAGACTGATAGACACTATAGAAACGGCTAAGTTATCTCCACAAAGCGATGAAACAGTGACAGAACCTGATGTGTCACGTTGA
- the IP3K1 gene encoding inositol-trisphosphate 3-kinase homolog isoform X10 yields MKYLNRVAVPGKEDERWRKDEGALLFKRWRRAPAPSEPAATQAPAQAAQPSELLKFLAINALELSAPASDALLKSRSSEWFQLSGHPGSLAPAGPGTVWKRRAPGDHPGHNPERDAYEALAACPHMRTAIPLYYRELEYSGERFIELQDLLHGFRDPHVMDIKMGTRTFLEDEVSNARARTDLYEKMVRLDPKAPTEAEHAARAVTKLRYMQFREQRSSSAEQGFRIEAVKLPGQPPLTDLQKVREPQQLAATVARFLGNDDRARTAIAARLREIRDLFERSEYFKTHEIVGSSIFIIYDDERVGAWLIDFAKTRKVPDGTEVNHRSAWQQGNHEEGFLYGLDRLIDTIETAKLSPQSDETVTEPDVSR; encoded by the exons GTCGCTGTGCCTGGCAAAGAAGACGAACGCTGGCGCAAAGATGAGGGTGCTCTCCTGTTCAAAAGATGGAGACGCGCCCCCGCGCCGTCCGAGCCCGCTGCCACGCAGGCGCCCGCGCAGGCTGCACAGCCTTCAGAACTGCTCAAGTTCCTAGCTATT aaTGCATTAGAGTTATCAGCTCCCGCGTCGGACGCACTATTGAAGTCCCGCTCATCAGAATGGTTCCAGCTGTCGGGGCACCCGGGGTCGCTAGCGCCCGCGGGCCCCGGCACTGTGTGGAAGAGACGCGCACCCGGCGACCACCCTGGGCACAACCCCGAGCGTGACGCCTACGAGGCCCTGGCCGCCTGCCCGCACATGCGCACCGCTATCCCGCTTTACTACCGTGAACTGGAGTATTCTGGAGAACGGTTTATTGAGCTCCAGGATCTCCTCCATGGATTCCGGGACCCCCACGTGATGGACATTAAAATGGGAACACGTACTTTCCTCGAAGATGAAGTCAGTAATGCACGCGCGCGCACCGACCTCTACGAGAAAATGGTGCGGCTGGACCCCAAAGCTCCCACCGAGGCTGAGCATGCAGCGCGTGCTGTTACCAAACTACGCTACATGCAGTTCCGTGAGCAGCGCTCGTCTTCCGCGGAACAAGGCTTCAGGATCGAAGCTGTGAAGCTCCCCGGCCAGCCTCCTCTCACGGACCTCCAGAAAGTGCGCGAGCCACAACAGCTCGCTGCCACTGTGGCCCGGTTCCTCGGAAACGACGACCGTGCTCGTACTGCCATTGCCGCACGACTCCGAGAGATTAGAGATCTATTCGAGCGCTCAGAATACTTTAAAACGCATGAGATCGTTGGCAGCAGCATTTTCATCATCTATGACGATGAGCGCGTTGGCGCTTGGCTAATAGACTTTGCAAAAACCAGAAAAGTCCCTGACGGTACTGAAGTAAACCACCGCTCGGCTTGGCAGCAAGGCAATCACGAAGAAGGATTCCTGTACGGTTTAGATAGACTGATAGACACTATAGAAACGGCTAAGTTATCTCCACAAAGCGATGAAACAGTGACAGAACCTGATGTGTCACGTTGA
- the IP3K1 gene encoding inositol-trisphosphate 3-kinase homolog isoform X9 gives MLTKEFWTRVAVPGKEDERWRKDEGALLFKRWRRAPAPSEPAATQAPAQAAQPSELLKFLAINALELSAPASDALLKSRSSEWFQLSGHPGSLAPAGPGTVWKRRAPGDHPGHNPERDAYEALAACPHMRTAIPLYYRELEYSGERFIELQDLLHGFRDPHVMDIKMGTRTFLEDEVSNARARTDLYEKMVRLDPKAPTEAEHAARAVTKLRYMQFREQRSSSAEQGFRIEAVKLPGQPPLTDLQKVREPQQLAATVARFLGNDDRARTAIAARLREIRDLFERSEYFKTHEIVGSSIFIIYDDERVGAWLIDFAKTRKVPDGTEVNHRSAWQQGNHEEGFLYGLDRLIDTIETAKLSPQSDETVTEPDVSR, from the exons GTCGCTGTGCCTGGCAAAGAAGACGAACGCTGGCGCAAAGATGAGGGTGCTCTCCTGTTCAAAAGATGGAGACGCGCCCCCGCGCCGTCCGAGCCCGCTGCCACGCAGGCGCCCGCGCAGGCTGCACAGCCTTCAGAACTGCTCAAGTTCCTAGCTATT aaTGCATTAGAGTTATCAGCTCCCGCGTCGGACGCACTATTGAAGTCCCGCTCATCAGAATGGTTCCAGCTGTCGGGGCACCCGGGGTCGCTAGCGCCCGCGGGCCCCGGCACTGTGTGGAAGAGACGCGCACCCGGCGACCACCCTGGGCACAACCCCGAGCGTGACGCCTACGAGGCCCTGGCCGCCTGCCCGCACATGCGCACCGCTATCCCGCTTTACTACCGTGAACTGGAGTATTCTGGAGAACGGTTTATTGAGCTCCAGGATCTCCTCCATGGATTCCGGGACCCCCACGTGATGGACATTAAAATGGGAACACGTACTTTCCTCGAAGATGAAGTCAGTAATGCACGCGCGCGCACCGACCTCTACGAGAAAATGGTGCGGCTGGACCCCAAAGCTCCCACCGAGGCTGAGCATGCAGCGCGTGCTGTTACCAAACTACGCTACATGCAGTTCCGTGAGCAGCGCTCGTCTTCCGCGGAACAAGGCTTCAGGATCGAAGCTGTGAAGCTCCCCGGCCAGCCTCCTCTCACGGACCTCCAGAAAGTGCGCGAGCCACAACAGCTCGCTGCCACTGTGGCCCGGTTCCTCGGAAACGACGACCGTGCTCGTACTGCCATTGCCGCACGACTCCGAGAGATTAGAGATCTATTCGAGCGCTCAGAATACTTTAAAACGCATGAGATCGTTGGCAGCAGCATTTTCATCATCTATGACGATGAGCGCGTTGGCGCTTGGCTAATAGACTTTGCAAAAACCAGAAAAGTCCCTGACGGTACTGAAGTAAACCACCGCTCGGCTTGGCAGCAAGGCAATCACGAAGAAGGATTCCTGTACGGTTTAGATAGACTGATAGACACTATAGAAACGGCTAAGTTATCTCCACAAAGCGATGAAACAGTGACAGAACCTGATGTGTCACGTTGA
- the IP3K1 gene encoding inositol-trisphosphate 3-kinase homolog isoform X7 — MLTKEFWTRIHIINDYMTTSMPSYLFLRVAVPGKEDERWRKDEGALLFKRWRRAPAPSEPAATQAPAQAAQPSELLKFLAINALELSAPASDALLKSRSSEWFQLSGHPGSLAPAGPGTVWKRRAPGDHPGHNPERDAYEALAACPHMRTAIPLYYRELEYSGERFIELQDLLHGFRDPHVMDIKMGTRTFLEDEVSNARARTDLYEKMVRLDPKAPTEAEHAARAVTKLRYMQFREQRSSSAEQGFRIEAVKLPGQPPLTDLQKVREPQQLAATVARFLGNDDRARTAIAARLREIRDLFERSEYFKTHEIVGSSIFIIYDDERVGAWLIDFAKTRKVPDGTEVNHRSAWQQGNHEEGFLYGLDRLIDTIETAKLSPQSDETVTEPDVSR; from the exons GTCGCTGTGCCTGGCAAAGAAGACGAACGCTGGCGCAAAGATGAGGGTGCTCTCCTGTTCAAAAGATGGAGACGCGCCCCCGCGCCGTCCGAGCCCGCTGCCACGCAGGCGCCCGCGCAGGCTGCACAGCCTTCAGAACTGCTCAAGTTCCTAGCTATT aaTGCATTAGAGTTATCAGCTCCCGCGTCGGACGCACTATTGAAGTCCCGCTCATCAGAATGGTTCCAGCTGTCGGGGCACCCGGGGTCGCTAGCGCCCGCGGGCCCCGGCACTGTGTGGAAGAGACGCGCACCCGGCGACCACCCTGGGCACAACCCCGAGCGTGACGCCTACGAGGCCCTGGCCGCCTGCCCGCACATGCGCACCGCTATCCCGCTTTACTACCGTGAACTGGAGTATTCTGGAGAACGGTTTATTGAGCTCCAGGATCTCCTCCATGGATTCCGGGACCCCCACGTGATGGACATTAAAATGGGAACACGTACTTTCCTCGAAGATGAAGTCAGTAATGCACGCGCGCGCACCGACCTCTACGAGAAAATGGTGCGGCTGGACCCCAAAGCTCCCACCGAGGCTGAGCATGCAGCGCGTGCTGTTACCAAACTACGCTACATGCAGTTCCGTGAGCAGCGCTCGTCTTCCGCGGAACAAGGCTTCAGGATCGAAGCTGTGAAGCTCCCCGGCCAGCCTCCTCTCACGGACCTCCAGAAAGTGCGCGAGCCACAACAGCTCGCTGCCACTGTGGCCCGGTTCCTCGGAAACGACGACCGTGCTCGTACTGCCATTGCCGCACGACTCCGAGAGATTAGAGATCTATTCGAGCGCTCAGAATACTTTAAAACGCATGAGATCGTTGGCAGCAGCATTTTCATCATCTATGACGATGAGCGCGTTGGCGCTTGGCTAATAGACTTTGCAAAAACCAGAAAAGTCCCTGACGGTACTGAAGTAAACCACCGCTCGGCTTGGCAGCAAGGCAATCACGAAGAAGGATTCCTGTACGGTTTAGATAGACTGATAGACACTATAGAAACGGCTAAGTTATCTCCACAAAGCGATGAAACAGTGACAGAACCTGATGTGTCACGTTGA
- the IP3K1 gene encoding inositol-trisphosphate 3-kinase homolog isoform X8, producing the protein MTTSMPSYLFLRVAVPGKEDERWRKDEGALLFKRWRRAPAPSEPAATQAPAQAAQPSELLKFLAINALELSAPASDALLKSRSSEWFQLSGHPGSLAPAGPGTVWKRRAPGDHPGHNPERDAYEALAACPHMRTAIPLYYRELEYSGERFIELQDLLHGFRDPHVMDIKMGTRTFLEDEVSNARARTDLYEKMVRLDPKAPTEAEHAARAVTKLRYMQFREQRSSSAEQGFRIEAVKLPGQPPLTDLQKVREPQQLAATVARFLGNDDRARTAIAARLREIRDLFERSEYFKTHEIVGSSIFIIYDDERVGAWLIDFAKTRKVPDGTEVNHRSAWQQGNHEEGFLYGLDRLIDTIETAKLSPQSDETVTEPDVSR; encoded by the exons GTCGCTGTGCCTGGCAAAGAAGACGAACGCTGGCGCAAAGATGAGGGTGCTCTCCTGTTCAAAAGATGGAGACGCGCCCCCGCGCCGTCCGAGCCCGCTGCCACGCAGGCGCCCGCGCAGGCTGCACAGCCTTCAGAACTGCTCAAGTTCCTAGCTATT aaTGCATTAGAGTTATCAGCTCCCGCGTCGGACGCACTATTGAAGTCCCGCTCATCAGAATGGTTCCAGCTGTCGGGGCACCCGGGGTCGCTAGCGCCCGCGGGCCCCGGCACTGTGTGGAAGAGACGCGCACCCGGCGACCACCCTGGGCACAACCCCGAGCGTGACGCCTACGAGGCCCTGGCCGCCTGCCCGCACATGCGCACCGCTATCCCGCTTTACTACCGTGAACTGGAGTATTCTGGAGAACGGTTTATTGAGCTCCAGGATCTCCTCCATGGATTCCGGGACCCCCACGTGATGGACATTAAAATGGGAACACGTACTTTCCTCGAAGATGAAGTCAGTAATGCACGCGCGCGCACCGACCTCTACGAGAAAATGGTGCGGCTGGACCCCAAAGCTCCCACCGAGGCTGAGCATGCAGCGCGTGCTGTTACCAAACTACGCTACATGCAGTTCCGTGAGCAGCGCTCGTCTTCCGCGGAACAAGGCTTCAGGATCGAAGCTGTGAAGCTCCCCGGCCAGCCTCCTCTCACGGACCTCCAGAAAGTGCGCGAGCCACAACAGCTCGCTGCCACTGTGGCCCGGTTCCTCGGAAACGACGACCGTGCTCGTACTGCCATTGCCGCACGACTCCGAGAGATTAGAGATCTATTCGAGCGCTCAGAATACTTTAAAACGCATGAGATCGTTGGCAGCAGCATTTTCATCATCTATGACGATGAGCGCGTTGGCGCTTGGCTAATAGACTTTGCAAAAACCAGAAAAGTCCCTGACGGTACTGAAGTAAACCACCGCTCGGCTTGGCAGCAAGGCAATCACGAAGAAGGATTCCTGTACGGTTTAGATAGACTGATAGACACTATAGAAACGGCTAAGTTATCTCCACAAAGCGATGAAACAGTGACAGAACCTGATGTGTCACGTTGA
- the ncd gene encoding protein claret segregational: MNKMSRIPKLPISAAKENRPGLMNNRPITRTIVNGLSDADKKILIQNHTRPLTKTGPGATLPAQRLKRAATIPSTAQPAKITKVERKPATVAPKIPPYDYKARFNDLLEKHKVIKSEFNELKDKHVEVSDEYEKVKESVHSCASERDILKEKLLNTLTDLREKTSEFERIKVDFDIQKHENESLHRKTQILEEVTTSLKKKTAELESLQSDFDSLTRRHNSLKEETEALRVLSDHLKKVSVEYDKLQLDFKEAQEAIVKYKTDAEALQNILASMYKEQRDLRNTIQDLKGNIRVYCRVRPPLESETAKPLFNLNVIDSCSIEVEKIELNFSSARKGKSQHAFTFDGIFTPHASQEDVFAEVSTMVQSALDGYNVCIFAYGQTGSGKTYTMEGGCGTEQYGIIPRAFNMIFTSMEDLKRMGWELTIKASFLEIYNEVIYDLLNSSKDQVSHEIKMVNSKGIDVYVSNLKEEEVKSSHDFIRLMIFAQRNRQTAATLNNERSSRSHSVAQIKISAINEKRKEKFTSQLNLVDLAGSESGKTTQRMDETKHINRSLSELSKVILSLQTNQSHIPYRNSKLTHLLMPSLGGNSKTLMLVNINQFDECFNETLNSLRFATKVNNCRVIKAKKNLTMVDTL, from the exons ATGAACAAG ATGTCCAGAATTCCAAAGTTGCCTATATCTGCTGCAAAAGAGAACAGACCAGGTTTAATGAATAATCGTCCAATCACTCGTACTATAGTAAATGGACTCAGTGATGCtgataagaaaattttaattcaaaaccACACCAGACCTTTGACCAAGACTGGTCCTGGAGCAACATTACCTGCTCAACGACTCAAACGTGCCGCTACGATACCATCTACTGCCCAGCCAGCTAAAATAACTAAGGTTGAGAGAAAACCTGCAACTGTTGCTCCAAAAATTCCACCATATGACTACAAAGCCAGGTTTAATGACTTATTAGAAAAGCACAAAGTGATTAAAAGTGAATTTAATGAGTTAAAAGATAAACATGTTGAGGTATCTGATGAATATGAGAAAGTCAAAGAGTCTGTTCATAGCTGTGCAAGTGAAAGAGATatactaaaagaaaaattgctAAATACTTTAACTGATTTAAGAGAAAAGACTTCAGAATTTGAACGAATAAAAGTGGATTTTGACATTCAGAAGCATGAGAATGAGAGTCTCCATAGAAAAACTCAGATATTAGAAGAAGTGACCACGAGTTTGAAGAAAAAGACAGCAGAATTAGAGAGCTTGCAGAGTGATTTTGATAGTTTGACAAGAAGACATAACAGCCTTAAAGAGGAGACAGAAGCATTGAGGGTCCTCTCTGATCATCTTAAGAAAGTTTCTGTTGAATATGACAAGCTTCAGCTTGATTTTAAAGAGGCTCAAGAAGCCATTGTTAAGTATAAAACTGATGCAGAAGctcttcaaaatatattagcttCTATGTACAAAGAACAAAGGGACTTGAGAAATACTATCCAGGATTTGAAGGGCAATATTCGTGTGTACTGCAGAGTTCGTCCACCATTAGAATCTGAGACAGCAAAACCACTTTTTAACCTAAATGTCATAGATTCCTGCTCAATTGAAGTGGAAAAAATAGAGTTGAATTTCAGTTCTGCACGGAAAGGGAAATCTCAGCATGCCTTCACTTTTGATGGAATATTCACACCTCATGCTTCACAAGAGGATGTTTTTGCAGAAGTATCTACTATGGTCCAGTCTGCTTTGGATGGATACAATGTTTGTATCTTTGCATATGGTCAAACAGGGTCTGGCAAAACATATACTATGGAAGGTGGCTGTGGCACTGAGCAATATGGTATCATACCTCGAGCCTTTAACATGATATTCACTTCCATGGAAGACTTGAAAAGAATGGGATGGGAGTTAACTATTAAAGCTTCATTTTTAGAGATATATAATGAAGTAATTTATGACTTACTGAATTCCAGCAAGGACCAGGTGAGCCATGAAATCAAAATGGTCAATTCTAAGGGCATTGATGTTTATGTTTCCAACTTGAAAGAGGAAGAAGTAAAGAGCTCTCACGACTTCATCAGATTGATGATATTTGCCCAACGTAATAGACAAACAGCTGCCACACTCAACAATGAAAGAAGTTCTAGGTCACACTCAGttgcacaaataaaaatttctgCTATCAATGAAAAGCGCAAAGAAAAATTCACAAGTCAATTGAATTTAGTTGATTTGGCTGGATCTGAGAGTGGCAAAACTACTCAAAGGATGGATGAAACCAAACACATAAACAGATCATTATCAGAACTTTCCAAAGTCATTTTGTCTCTTCAGACTAACCAGTCACACATTCCCTACAGAAATTCCAAACTGACTCATTTGTTGATGCCCAGCCTTGGAGGTAACTCTAAAACTCTCATGTTGGTTAATATCAACCAATTCGATGAATGTTTTAATGAGACTCTTAACTCCTTACGGTTTGCTACGAAGGTAAACAACTGTCGGGTAATAAAAGCAAAGAAAAATTTGACTATGGTTGacacattataa